From Streptomyces sp. 6-11-2, one genomic window encodes:
- the uvrA gene encoding excinuclease ABC subunit UvrA, which yields MADRLIVRGAREHNLKNVSLDLPRDSLIVFTGLSGSGKSSLAFDTIFAEGQRRYVESLSSYARQFLGQMDKPDVDFIEGLSPAVSIDQKSTSRNPRSTVGTITEVYDYLRLLFARIGKPHCPECGRPISRQSPQAIVDRVLELPEGSRFQVLSPLVRERKGEFVDLFADLQTKGYSRARVDGETVQLSHPPTLKKQEKHTIEVVVDRLTVKDSAKRRLTDSVETALGLSGGMVVLDFVDLPEDDPERERMYSEHLYCPYDDLSFEEMEPRSFSFNSPFGACPECTGIGTRMEVDPELIVPDEEKSLDEGAIHPWSHGHTKDYFGRLVGALADALGFRTDIPFAGLPQRAKKALLYGHRTQIEVRYRNRYGRERVYTTPFEGAVPFVKRRHSEAESDASRERFEGYMREVPCPTCEGTRLKPVVLAVTLMGKSIAEISAMSISDCADFLRGLKLDARDKKIAERVLKEVNERLRFLVDVGLDYLSLNRAAGTLSGGEAQRIRLATQIGSGLVGVLYVLDEPSIGLHQRDNHRLIETLVRLRDMGNTLIVVEHDEDTIKTADWIVDIGPGAGEHGGKVVHSGSLKELLANAESQTGQYLAGKKAIPLPDIRRPLDPSRQLTVHGARENNLKDIDVSFPLGLFTAVTGVSGSGKSTLVNDILYTHLARELNGARNVPGRHTRVDGDDLVDKVVHVDQSPIGRTPRSNPATYTGVFDHIRKLFAETTEAKVRGYQPGRFSFNVKGGRCENCAGDGTIKIEMNFLPDVYVPCEVCHGARYNRETLEVHYKGKSIADVLNMPIEEATEFFEAVPAIARHLKTLKDVGLGYVRLGQSATTLSGGEAQRVKLASELQRRSTGRTVYVLDEPTTGLHFEDISKLLKVLSGLVDKGNTVIVIEHNLDVIKTADWVVDMGPEGGAGGGLVIAEGTPEQVAGVPASHTGKFLREILQPDRISDAASSAKAPRGTAVKKAVAAASTTRKTATARTTTKANSTASKKATPAKKTTRARKA from the coding sequence GTGGCCGACCGTCTCATCGTCCGTGGCGCGCGCGAGCACAACCTGAAGAACGTCTCGCTCGACCTGCCTCGGGACTCGCTCATCGTCTTCACGGGCCTGTCCGGGTCGGGCAAGTCCTCCCTGGCCTTCGACACCATCTTCGCCGAGGGGCAGCGGCGCTACGTGGAGTCGCTCTCCTCGTACGCCCGCCAGTTCCTCGGCCAGATGGACAAGCCGGACGTCGACTTCATCGAGGGCCTCTCGCCGGCGGTCTCCATCGACCAGAAGTCGACCTCGCGCAACCCGCGCTCGACGGTCGGCACCATCACCGAGGTCTACGACTACCTGCGCCTGCTCTTCGCCCGCATCGGCAAGCCGCACTGCCCCGAGTGCGGCCGCCCGATCTCACGGCAGTCGCCGCAGGCCATCGTCGACAGGGTGCTCGAGCTGCCGGAGGGAAGCCGCTTCCAGGTGCTCTCGCCGCTGGTGCGCGAGCGCAAGGGCGAGTTCGTCGACCTCTTCGCCGACCTCCAGACCAAGGGCTACTCCCGCGCGCGCGTGGACGGCGAGACCGTCCAGCTCTCCCACCCGCCCACGCTGAAGAAGCAGGAGAAGCACACCATCGAGGTGGTCGTCGACCGCCTCACGGTGAAGGACTCCGCCAAGCGCCGCCTCACCGACTCCGTCGAGACCGCGCTCGGCCTGTCCGGCGGCATGGTCGTGCTCGACTTCGTCGACCTGCCCGAGGACGACCCCGAGCGCGAGCGGATGTACTCGGAGCACCTGTACTGCCCGTACGACGACCTGTCCTTCGAGGAGATGGAGCCCCGTTCCTTCTCCTTCAACTCGCCCTTCGGCGCTTGCCCCGAGTGCACCGGCATCGGCACCCGCATGGAGGTCGACCCGGAGCTGATCGTCCCGGACGAGGAGAAGTCCCTCGACGAGGGCGCCATCCACCCCTGGTCGCACGGGCACACCAAGGACTACTTCGGCCGGCTGGTCGGCGCCCTCGCCGACGCCCTCGGCTTCCGCACCGACATCCCCTTCGCGGGCCTGCCGCAGCGCGCCAAGAAGGCCCTGCTTTACGGCCACAGGACGCAGATCGAGGTCCGCTACCGCAACCGGTACGGGCGCGAGCGCGTCTACACCACGCCCTTCGAGGGCGCCGTGCCGTTCGTCAAGCGCCGGCACAGCGAGGCCGAGAGCGACGCCAGCCGCGAGCGCTTCGAGGGCTACATGCGCGAGGTGCCCTGCCCCACCTGCGAGGGCACGCGCCTGAAGCCGGTCGTCCTCGCGGTCACGCTCATGGGCAAGTCGATCGCCGAGATCTCCGCGATGTCCATCAGCGACTGCGCGGACTTCCTGCGCGGGCTGAAGCTGGACGCGCGCGACAAGAAGATCGCCGAGCGCGTCCTCAAGGAGGTCAACGAGCGGCTGCGGTTCCTGGTCGACGTCGGCCTCGACTACCTCTCGCTGAACCGCGCGGCCGGCACGCTCTCCGGCGGCGAGGCCCAGCGCATCCGCCTGGCCACCCAGATCGGCTCCGGCCTCGTCGGCGTCCTGTACGTCCTCGACGAGCCGTCCATCGGCCTGCACCAGCGCGACAACCACCGGCTGATCGAGACCCTGGTCCGGCTGCGCGACATGGGCAACACGCTCATCGTCGTCGAGCACGACGAGGACACCATCAAGACCGCCGACTGGATCGTCGACATCGGCCCCGGCGCGGGCGAGCACGGCGGCAAGGTCGTGCACAGCGGCTCCCTGAAGGAACTGCTCGCCAACGCCGAGTCGCAGACCGGGCAGTACCTGGCCGGCAAGAAGGCGATCCCGCTGCCCGACATCCGGCGCCCGCTCGACCCGTCCCGGCAGCTCACCGTGCACGGCGCCCGGGAGAACAACCTGAAGGACATCGACGTGTCCTTCCCGCTCGGCCTGTTCACGGCGGTCACCGGAGTCTCCGGTTCCGGCAAGTCGACGCTGGTCAACGACATCCTGTACACCCACCTGGCCCGCGAGCTGAACGGCGCCCGCAACGTGCCCGGGCGGCACACGCGCGTGGACGGCGACGACCTCGTGGACAAGGTGGTGCACGTCGACCAGTCGCCCATCGGCCGCACCCCGCGGTCCAACCCGGCGACGTACACCGGCGTCTTCGACCACATCCGCAAGCTGTTCGCCGAGACCACCGAGGCGAAGGTCCGGGGCTACCAGCCCGGCCGCTTCTCCTTCAACGTCAAGGGCGGGCGCTGCGAGAACTGCGCGGGCGACGGCACCATCAAGATCGAGATGAACTTCCTGCCGGACGTCTACGTCCCCTGCGAGGTCTGCCACGGCGCCCGCTACAACCGGGAGACCCTGGAAGTCCACTACAAGGGCAAGTCCATCGCCGACGTGCTCAACATGCCGATCGAGGAGGCGACCGAGTTCTTCGAGGCCGTCCCGGCGATCGCCCGCCACCTCAAGACCCTCAAGGACGTCGGCCTCGGTTACGTCCGGCTCGGGCAGTCCGCGACCACCCTGTCCGGCGGTGAGGCGCAGCGCGTGAAGCTCGCCAGCGAACTGCAGCGCCGCTCCACCGGGCGCACGGTCTACGTCCTGGACGAGCCCACCACCGGTCTGCACTTCGAGGACATCAGCAAGCTGCTGAAGGTGCTGTCCGGACTGGTCGACAAGGGCAACACGGTCATCGTCATCGAGCACAACCTCGATGTGATCAAGACCGCCGACTGGGTCGTCGACATGGGCCCCGAGGGCGGCGCCGGCGGTGGCCTGGTCATCGCCGAGGGCACGCCCGAGCAGGTCGCCGGCGTCCCGGCCAGCCACACCGGGAAGTTCCTGCGCGAGATCCTTCAGCCGGACCGGATCAGCGATGCCGCATCCTCGGCCAAGGCCCCGCGCGGGACCGCCGTCAAGAAGGCCGTCGCGGCCGCGTCGACGACCCGGAAGACGGCCACGGCGAGGACGACGACCAAGGCCAACAGCACGGCGAGCAAGAAGGCGACGCCCGCGA